Proteins from a single region of Pungitius pungitius chromosome 4, fPunPun2.1, whole genome shotgun sequence:
- the LOC134127332 gene encoding zinc finger BED domain-containing protein 5-like gives MVQCMIGEKEAKKLDMIPVSNNTVSRRIDAMSEDILAVLLSRVKKSEFYSLQVDESTDVANLANLLLYVRYLFEGSVQKDFLFCRPLATRTTGQEIFNLIDDFMRTNGINWERCVGICTDGAKSMTGKHTGLIAHIRRVCPSISWLHCSIHREALAAKHMPDDLLAALNDAVKLVNFIKARPLNSRIFTLLCNEMGSEHKSLLLHTEVRWLSRGKVLTRLFELRHELQQFFAENPFHLASSLHDEDFLKRLAYLADIFSALNELNLSLQGVTVTVFNTQDRIEAMIKKLRFWESCVSGNTHLCFPTLHEFLGENDLHLGEHVKSLIIEHLNQLAEQLRKHFPPMDTSGAWIRNPFEVSLPVPQLSFHEQEQLIELSSDGALQLQFKRKPLVDFWAESMTSYTALAKQALRVLMPFATTYLCEAGFSAMAAVKTKHRQRLDAVEKELRLKLSSIAPNFEELCAKMQAHPSH, from the coding sequence ATGGTGCAGTGTAtgattggagagaaagaggcaaaaaagttgGACATGATTCCTGTGTCCAATAATACTGTTTCGCGCCGCATTGATGCCATGTCTGAAGACATCCTGGCTGTACTACTCAGCCGTGTGAAGAAAAGTGAGTTTTACTCTCTGCAAGTAGAcgagtctacagatgttgcaaaTCTGGCCAATCTTCTTCTTTATGTCCGTTACCTTTTTGAAGGATCGGTACAaaaagattttttgttttgtcggcCCCTTGCTACCCGAACAACAGGACAGGAAATCTTCAATTTAATTGACGATTTTATGAGGACCAATGGCATCAACTGGGAGCGCTGTGTGGGAATTTGCACAGACGGGGCAAAATCAATGACGGGGAAACACACGGGGCTAATAGCTCATATTAGGAGAGTCTGCCCATCCATCAGCTGGTTACACTGCAGTATTCATAGAGAGGCCCTCGCAGCCAAACACATGCCAGATGATCTACTTGCAGCGCTGAACGATGCAGTCAAACTGGTGAACTTCATTAAAGCGCGTCCGCTAAATTCACGAATATTCACGCTGTTGTGCAATGAGATGGGCAGCGAACACAAatcactgctgctgcacacagaggTGCGTTGGCTGTCCCGCGGCAAAGTGCTGACAAGGCTCTTTGAACTCCGGCACGAATTGCAGCAGTTTTTTGCGGAGAATCCGTTTCATTTGGCCTCCAGTTTGCATGACGAAGATTTTCTGAAAAGGCTCGCCTATCTTGCGGACATCTTCTCAGCTCTGAATGAACTTAATCTAAGTCTTCAGGGAGTTACCGTAACTGTGTTCAACACACAAGACAGGATTGAGGCCATGATAAAGAAGCTACGGTTCTGGGAGAGTTGTGTGAGTGggaacacacacctgtgtttcCCTACGCTTCACGAGTTCTTGGGGGAAAATGACCTGCACCTGGGTGAGCATGTAAAAAGTCTGATTATTGAACACCTCAaccaactcgccgagcagcTACGGAAACACTTTCCACCTATGGACACATCTGGCGCTTGGATTCGCAATCCATTTGAAGTTTCCCTGCCCGTCCCACAGCTGTCATTTCAcgagcaggagcagctgatcGAGCTGTCATCTGATGGAGCACTGCAGCTACAGTTCAAACGAAAGCCGCTTGTGGATTTTTGGGCAGAGTCAATGACATCATACACAGCCTTGGCAAAGCAAGCCTTGAGAGTTTTGATGCCCTTCGCCACAACTTATCTCTGCGAGGCTGGTTTCTCTGCTATGGCAGcagttaaaactaaacatcgGCAAAGACTGGATGCTGTTGAGAAGGAATTGAGGCTTAAACTGTCTTCCATTGCGCCAAACTTTGAAGAGCTTTGTGCCAAGATGCAAGCCCACCCGTCGCATTAA